In Leptidea sinapis chromosome 28, ilLepSina1.1, whole genome shotgun sequence, a single genomic region encodes these proteins:
- the LOC126973030 gene encoding 39S ribosomal protein L54, mitochondrial, producing the protein MFRSLMRLSVLKCCNNSRPSANNNITYSCFHTNSVEFAAVKKTTSAAGGVMGLGRGKKKGGKVGTVEKKLLPVETDPEKLVNFVCGSNIYVTGEDVKIKEDSEYPDWLWSLNTGKPPRIEDLDPNTKEYWKRVRAAGMRRNNKLKSMKKF; encoded by the exons ATGTTTAGAAGCCTAATGAGATTAAGTGTTTTAAAATGTTGCAATAACTCTAGACCAagtgcaaataataatattacgtattCATGTTTTCATACCAATTCCGTAGAATTCGCAGCGGTGAAAAAGACTACATCAGCTGCTGGag GTGTAATGGGCTTGGGGCGAGGGAAGAAAAAGGGGGGCAAAGTGGGTACAGTGGAGAAGAAACTACTACCAGTGGAGACGGACCCGGAGAAACTAGTTAATTTTGTATGTGGCTCCAATATTTATGTGACTGGTGAAGATGTAAAG ATAAAGGAGGACAGTGAGTACCCCGATTGGCTTTGGAGTCTCAACACTGGGAAACCTCCCCGAATAGAGGATTTGGATCCTAACACCAAGGAGTACTGGAAGAGAGTCCGAGCAGCTGGCATGAGGCGGAACAATAAACTCAAGTCCATGAAAaagttttag